CTAGATGCCTAGCAAACTTTGCTAGAGTATGAGTTGCTTCATTAGTCACTCATCCACTATGTTGGATTGAACATCTTGGAATCACCTGCATTATAATCTTGATTTCAGAAACTAAGTTGCCCCATGAGGACCTCGAGGCATCTGTTGCTTGGATTTCATTCACCATTACTAGTGAatcattttcaattatcaaCTCAGTGATGCCTAGAGGGAGACAGATTTGTAAACCACGGAAAATAGCTAGCAACTCCACCTCCTAAGGGCCATTTACAATATTTTCCTTCTTACTGGCAGCCAGTTTAACCCCCCCTGCATCATTTATTAAGACCATTCCCACCCCTACCTTGCATTGATCATTGAAAATGGCCCTCTCTAAATTTAACTTAAACACCCTAAGAGGTGGAGGCTGCCAACTATTTGGATGGATGGGCACCTTTAACTTCTTTAAACTCTTGAGCTAATGACAAAGCATGTTCAATTACTTGTTCAAAAGCTAGCACTTtgtcttcaaatattttatggttcCTTCTGTACCACAATTCCCAAGCAATCAGAAAGAGTTTTTCCAAATCCCCATTCTTGCCTCGTGTCATAACATCCCATACAATCTGCATAAAGTCCAGCCTCTCATCAAACACCAGCAAATTTTCCAAATAGACCTTCCATGCCTCCTTCAGGAGAGGGCAGTGACATAAAGCATGCCTCACATCCTCCTCCCCCTCACCACACCACTTGCAAGTATCCTCCTGTATAATCTTCTTTCCTTCAACTTCTACAATGTTGGAAGCCCATTCTTGCATGCTCTCCATGCAAAGACTTTAATCTGTTGGGAATTTGTAATTTCCATATCCTCCTCCACACCTTTTTATGATTTTCAGCATTTGAACATTCACCACATTGTCTTGTTTGATCAATGGATTGAAAGAACCTATTAGAACTCTGCACATTGAAATTTTCGTGTTTTTCATGTTCTCATATAATGCAATCAGGTCTCATATATGCACTGAGCAAAACTTTGAAGACTTTATCAACTACTCAAGGAGGAAACATATGTCTAACTTTCCACATTCCACCATCTGGTATCTTCATCTATGAGGCACTCCACTCTAGAACATATAGATTAATCTCTCTGATTTGAGTCCTGGAGCAACCTATGACATGGGAGCCAATAGTCAGACCATATATTAATAGCTTTTTCATCACCCACTCTCCACCTACACCCTCTCAGCAGGTTCCTTTTAGGTTCCCATATCCCTTTCCAAACATATGAAGGTGAAGATCCTAGCTTTGCATCACAGAATCTGGTTTGGGGAAAATAATTAGCTTTAAACACTTTATGCAATAGAGAAATTTCCTCCGTCATGATCCTCCAACCTTGTTTTGCAAGTAGAGCCTCATTGAAAATTTGTAACTCCTTAAAGCTCATCCCTCCATTTGCTTTAGCTTCACACATTTTACTCCAGCTGACCCATCTAACTTTATTTTCATCCTGCTTTTGCCCCCACCAGGACTTGGCCATCATATTCTCAATCTCATTACAGAAAGTTGCAGGGAGTTTGAAGCAACTCATGGTGTAAGTTGGGATGGCAGGTGCAACTGCTTTAATTAGCACCTCTTTTCCACTCTGGGATAGTGTTTTATTTCCTTCCATCCAGCTAGCTTATTCCATACCTTCTGTTTTAATTCTAAAAAAGCCTTCTTATTTCTCCCCACAATAGaaggaagaccaagatacttttcatattgatgatggtgttggaCCCCTCAAAATGCCATAATCTCTTCTTGTTGGCTGTGGGGGACATTTTTGCTGAAAACCATTGAGGTCTTATCTCTATTCACTGTTTTCTCATAGATCTCAAGCAAATGTTGAATATTTAGGCTTGTCTGCAAATTGGCCCTACAAAGCAGCACAATTGTCATATGCAAATAAAAGATGATTTATCTTTGGGGCCCTTTTGCAAATTTGTACGCCATCCACTTGTTTATACTCTTCTGCCTTCTTCAATAGAGAAATTAGGCCCTCAGTGCATAATAGGAACAGGTAAGGGGATataggatccccttgcctcaaaCCTCGAGTGGGATAAATTGGACCCTTCGGCTCACCGCTCACCAGAATTGAGAAAGATACTGATCTCACACATAACATGACTAGATTGATCCATTTTTCATCAAACCCCATCTTCTACATCGTTGCCTCTAAAAACCctcactccaccctatcatgtGCTGTtcatatcaagtttcaaaggCATAAAACTACTCTTTCCAACTCTTTTTTGTCTCATGAAATGCACAAGCTCATAAGCCACCAGAATATTATCTACTATTAATCTTCTAGGAACAATTGTACTTCGGGAATTGGAAATAATGTTTGGTAGCACCAGCTTAAGTCTATTAGCCAAAATTGTTGATATGACCTATAAATCACATTGCAGAGGCTTATAGGCTTAAAATCAGAAATCAACTCAGGCTGTTTCTTCTTAGGGATTAGAGTAATGTAGGTGTGATTTACTTCAGCAGGAAACATACCACTATTAAGAGCCTTTAGCACTGCACCAGTCACATCTTGCCCAACTACAtgccaaaatttttgaaaaaaaataggagCCACTCCATCAGGCCCTAGTGCCTTGGTTGGGTTCATTTGTTTAAGAGCCACATTAACTTCTTCTTCACTAAAAGGCTTCAGCAAGTTCTCATTCATCCCAGTAGTCACTTGGCCTCGCATCCCTTTGCCTTGCATCCCTTCCAAAAAATCCATCTGACCAAACTCTGTAGAGGCTTGAAAAGAGTACTAAAATACTCTAGGATCAGTTTATCTCTATCCTCATTCAGCTGCCATATACCATTTCCATCTCTAAGTcctttaatagtatttttttttctttctttgtggtGAAAACATTTAGCATTAGtatccccttccttcaaccatagAGCCTTGGATCTTTGTCTCCACATAATCTCCTCCCTCTCAAGCCATTTCTGCATATTAGCTCTGGCCTCTTTATATTATGTTCTATTTTGACACAAAGGATCATTACTCTGCAGAGATTGCAGTCTTGTTCTTGCTTGCTCAATTCCCTTCCTTACATGACCAAAATGAAGCTCGTTCCAAACTGACAATTTCTCCCCACACCTTTCaatcttctttaaaacagtatGCATCTCAATCCCACCTACTGTCCCCTTCCAAGCCTCCTTAATCACGCTTTTACAATCTGGGGCTTCAACCCACGTAGCTTCAAACCTAAAAGGTTTCTGTCCTCTCCTTTGGTGCAGCTCATTACCAACTTCAACTTAATTGGTACATGGTTTGAGTAGGCAGCAGACCCATGCTTCACTCGAGCACTTGGAAATAGAGAACACCACTTCAAATTTGCAAGGCCCCTATCTGGCTATCTGGTCTTTCATCAATACATTGGTAAAATTCCCTATTGTTGCACCAAATGAATTGATTCCCTACATAGCTCAGATCTTTAAAAACACACTCATCCACAACTACTCTAAAAGCCAGTAATTGTCTTTCTAGTCCTGGTTGTccaccccccccaaaaaaaacaacaCCCAATTCTCATTATTGCCTAGgatctcattaaagtccccCATTAGTAACCATGGTTGATTCTGATTCACCTGCAGAGATCTAATTAGGTCCCAAGTTTCATGTCTTTTAGTAGCATCAAGATTCTCATATACCTCAATAAAGAACCAAGGTTCAGTCTCATTGTCAACTTGTATCTGTGCATGAATATGCAATTTTGACTAATGCATAATAGTCAGTCTCACACCCTCCTTCTAGAACAAATCAAAGTCCCCCACCCCTACCCTCACAACTCACAGCTAGACCATTTTCAAAAGCCTAATTTCactttctgtttttttattatattatcaacAAGTCTTGTTTCTTGCAGAAACAAAACCTTGGGAGCTTCCCTTTTGACCAAGTCATGAAGGACACGAAATTTTCATGGGTTCCCAAGCCTACAGGAATTCCAACTAAGAAGACTCATGACTCCCGGCAAGGCTGTTGCACAGCCACTGCCGATCTCTTCTTAGGTGATTTTCTACCTTTCTCATCCCCTCCACTCAACTCAACTTTAGCATGGTTACTAAGTTTCGTTTTTTCAAAGAATGACTCGTGGTAACCCCACTTCCACTAGGAACACACTCCCTCTTCCTATTTCTGGAATCAAGAACAGGCTCCAAAGGAATACATGCTATTCGAGCTCTTTCTTCCACATACGTGATTTAGGTGTGCCATGCAGTAACACTTATGTGGGATGATGGGCTTGGAATACAGTTAATGGGCTTGAAACACCAAAATCAGGCCCACGTAGTTGTTGACCCAGCTCCTCACATACACCTTCCAAAATCGCACCAAATTCCTTATTAGGAAACTCATCACCAGTCATGCCCTTCATAGCATATTCCTCACCATCCATATAACCATAGCATTTAAATCTCCCTCTTCCACATATCCCTCCACCTCGTTAACTTCCTTCTTGACAACATCAATCACGTCCATTATAGACAGACCCGTTACCCCATTATTTCCACCAGATTTTTTGCAACTCCCATTTGCAATAGTTGACTCAGGATTCGAATTTCTCACCAGAGAAACACTGCTGGCCTTCGAGCTCTCTTCCCCAAACATGCTTTTGTATTGGTTTTCTGACATGGTTGAAGCTCCTGTCTGCTGTTTATGCCCTCTTCTACCATTAGTAACTGCACGTAACCACGTACCAAATTGATGAGTGTCATTTGAGGATTGATCAGATTCAGAACAAGCATCACCAACATGGAGAATCCTTCCACACTTAAAGCAAAAGCGCGGGATTTTCTCATAC
This Carya illinoinensis cultivar Pawnee chromosome 11, C.illinoinensisPawnee_v1, whole genome shotgun sequence DNA region includes the following protein-coding sequences:
- the LOC122282250 gene encoding uncharacterized mitochondrial protein AtMg00310-like; protein product: MEGNKTLSQSGKEVLIKAVAPAIPTYTMSCFKLPATFCNEIENMMAKSWWGQKQDENKVRWVSWSKMCEAKANGGMSFKELQIFNEALLAKQGWRIMTEEISLLHKVFKANYFPQTRFCDAKLGSSPSYVWKGIWEPKRNLLRGCRWRVGDEKAINIWSDYWLPCHRLLQDSNQRD